One segment of Ipomoea triloba cultivar NCNSP0323 chromosome 12, ASM357664v1 DNA contains the following:
- the LOC115999009 gene encoding ribonuclease E/G-like protein, chloroplastic isoform X1, with translation MQIMDAGMFRCESALKGDMFTSSDALRKAGPEFSIMGHFPFKQGKSFALSGSHARRPFGGVFRSWMVERCAPLHLFIPRPVRDEHKAVKCFKNDSSVLNHILNDLLVEDKFFPEETDIGSDKFLSEEGDVNSDHSKSLPKRDHIVEEPWLLQPSLLSHHFEESDASGVVFDDNEYFKCLDNDDLDTRFLNHESADGESEIEYLAEVATTDKNSGFSGTCYGSSFPVEEPWLFESTINYSSCNDKMIPDVSTCEEHARSEEAYHTNHSEHHQEPEKLLPVENIVISEKESVTTVILINSSICTMQRIAVLENGRLVELLLEPVKNNVQCDSVYLGVVTKLAPQMNGAFVNIGCRQTAFMNIISKKKPFVFPQDCDDSKGSETNGFESDKFAEKSDLPETEANLNEAIEDDEIDDDSVEYIDNDFEENENHDRIDASEVLEGNGTCNVGNGVETHLLKSLNKFEKNGHQEENKRPKGESKWAQVRKGTKIIVQVVKEGLGTKGPALTAYPKLRSRFWVLSASSDIIGISKKISGVERTRLRVIARTLQPPGFGLTVRTVAAGHSLEELKKDLDSLLLTWKSITEHAQFAALAAEEGVDGAVPVMLHQAKGQTLCIVQDYFNDKVKSMVVDSPRTYHEVKNYLQEIAPDLCDRVELYNNKTPLFDEYNIEGEIDSILSKRVPLSNGGYLVIEQTEALFSIDVNGGQCMLGQGTSQEKAILDVNLAAARQIARELRLRDIGGIIVVDFIDMMDDSNKRLVYEEVKKAVERDRSTVHVSEVSRNGLMEITRKRVRPSVTFMISEPCTCCHGTGRVEALETAFSKIEREVSRFLSRMDQKSDPRDPNSWPRFILMVDQYMSDYLTKGKKSKLAVLSSSLKVWIVLKVARNFTRGAFDLKPLTIDEYNNQDRPPIPVLWPAEAGTGSHPHKKVTLFPIKKSKTGGK, from the exons ATG CAGATAATGGATGCCGGAATGTTTAGGTGTGAGTCTGCTTTGAAGGGAGATATGTTCACATCAAGTGATGCTTTAAGGAAAGCTGGACCTGAATTCTCGATCATGGGGCATTTTCCTTTTAAACAAGGTAAATCCTTTGCATTGAGTGGATCTCATGCTAGAAGGCCTTTTGGTGGTGTGTTCAGATCGTGGATGGTTGAGAGATGTGCTCCTTTGCATCTTTTCATTCCACGTCCAGTTAGAG ATGAACACAAGGCTGTGAAATGCTTTAAAAATGATTCATCTGTCTTGAACCACATCCTAAATGACCTCCTAGTCGAGGACAAATTTTTTCCCGAGGAAACAGATATTGGGTCAGATAAATTTTTGTCCGAGGAAGGAGATGTTAACTCAGATCACAGCAAAAGTTTACCAAAAAGAGACCATATTGTTGAGGAGCCTTGGCTATTACAGCCGTCATTGCTTTCTCATCATTTTGAAGAATCAGATGCTTCGGGTGTTGTTTTTGATGATAACGAGTATTTTAAATGCCTTGATAATGATGATCTTGATACAAGGTTCCTAAATCATGAATCTGCTGATGGAGAATCTGAGATTGAGTATCTAGCTGAAGTTGCTACAACAGATAAGAACAGTGGCTTTTCAGGAACCTGTTATGGATCAAGTTTTCCCGTTGAGGAGCCCTGGCTTTTTGAATCAACAATCAATTATTCGAGTTGTAATGACAAAATGATCCCTGATGTGTCTACTTGCGAAGAACATGCTAGAAGTGAAGAAGCTTACCATACAAATCACAGTGAGCATCATCAAGAGCCTGAGAAGCTGTTGCCTGTTGAAAATATTGTAATTTCTGAGAAGGAATCGGTTACAACAGTTATATTAATAAACTCGTCTATTTGCACAATGCAAAGGATTGCTGTTTTAGAAAACGGGAGATTAGTGGAATTGTTGTTAGAACCTGTGAAAAACAATGTGCAGTGTGATAGTGTATATCTAGGTGTAGTTACTAAATTAGCCCCCCAGATGAATGGTGCATTTGTAAATATTGGCTGCCGCCAAACTGCATTCATGAATATTATTTCCAAAAAGAAGCCCTTTGTATTTCCTCAAGATTGTGATGATAGCAAAGGTAGTGAAACCAATGGATTCGAGTCTGATAAGTTTGCAGAAAAGTCAGATCTTCCCGAAACTGAAGCTAATTTGAATGAAGCCATAGAGGATGATGAGATAGATGATGATTCTGTAGAATATATAGACAATGATTTTGAGGAGAATGAAAATCATGATAGGATTGATGCTTCTGAAGTCCTTGAAGGAAATGGTACTTGTAATGTTGGTAACGGGGTTGAAACTCATCTTTTGAAATCTCTGAATAAGTTTGAGAAAAATGGTCATCAGGAAGAAAATAAAAGGCCGAAAGGAGAAAGCAAGTGGGCACAGGTTCGGAAAGGCACTAAAATAATTGTACAAGTTGTTAAGGAAGGATTGGGTACAAAGGGCCCCGCACTCACTGCTTATCCAAAACTACGAAGCAGATTTTGG GTTTTAAGTGCTAGCAGTGACATAATAGggatttcaaagaaaatatCCGGTGTTGAGCGTACACGTTTAAGAGTCATAGCGAGAACTTTACAACCTCCAGGTTTTGGTCTTACTGTAAGAACAGTTGCTGCTGGCCATTCATTAGAGGAATTGAAGAAGGATTTGGACAGTTTGCTTTTGACTTGGAAAAGTATAACTGAGCATGCACAGTTTGCTGCTCTTGCCGCAGAAGAAGGAGTAGATGGAGCAGTTCCCGTTATGCTTCATCAGGCAAAGGGCCAAACGCTCTGCATTGTCCAGGATTATTTTAACGATAAG GTTAAAAGCATGGTGGTTGATTCTCCAAGGACATATCATGAG GTTAAAAACTATCTTCAGGAAATAGCTCCCGATCTATGTGACAGGGTTGAGTTATACAACAACAAAACTCCCCTCTTTGATGAATATAATATCGAGGGCGAAATAGATAGCATTCTTAGCAAAAG GGTTCCCCTTTCTAATGGAGGTTATCTGGTGATAGAACAAACGGAGGCATTATTCTCCATTGACGTTAATGGTGGTCAGTGTATGCTTGGGCAGGGGACGTCACAAGAGAAAGCTATTCTTGATGTCAACCTTGCGGCTGCTAGACAA ATTGCTAGGGAATTGAGGCTGAGAGATATCGGTGGCATTATTGTGGTGGATTTCATAGATATGATGGATGATT CAAATAAGAGATTGGTTTATGAAGAAGTAAAAAAGGCCGTTGAGAGGGATCGATCAACCGTCCATGTCTCTGAGGTATCCAGGAATGGGCTTATGGAAATCACACGGAAACGA GTTCGACCgagtgtgacatttatgatcaGTGAGCCATGCACCTGTTGTCACGGTACTGGGAGAGTGGAAGCTTTAGAGACTGCATTTTCCAAGATTGAGCGTGAAGTTTCTCGTTTTCTG TCAAGAATGGACCAGAAATCAGACCCTCGAGATCCCAATTCATGGCCCAGATTTATTCTCATGGTTGATCAGTACATGTCCGACTATTTGACTAAAGGAAAGAAGTCGAAGTTAGCAGTATTGAGTAGCTCTCTCAAAGTATGGATTGTACTAAAG GTTGCTAGAAATTTTACGAGGGG
- the LOC115999009 gene encoding ribonuclease E/G-like protein, chloroplastic isoform X2: MIMDAGMFRCESALKGDMFTSSDALRKAGPEFSIMGHFPFKQGKSFALSGSHARRPFGGVFRSWMVERCAPLHLFIPRPVRDEHKAVKCFKNDSSVLNHILNDLLVEDKFFPEETDIGSDKFLSEEGDVNSDHSKSLPKRDHIVEEPWLLQPSLLSHHFEESDASGVVFDDNEYFKCLDNDDLDTRFLNHESADGESEIEYLAEVATTDKNSGFSGTCYGSSFPVEEPWLFESTINYSSCNDKMIPDVSTCEEHARSEEAYHTNHSEHHQEPEKLLPVENIVISEKESVTTVILINSSICTMQRIAVLENGRLVELLLEPVKNNVQCDSVYLGVVTKLAPQMNGAFVNIGCRQTAFMNIISKKKPFVFPQDCDDSKGSETNGFESDKFAEKSDLPETEANLNEAIEDDEIDDDSVEYIDNDFEENENHDRIDASEVLEGNGTCNVGNGVETHLLKSLNKFEKNGHQEENKRPKGESKWAQVRKGTKIIVQVVKEGLGTKGPALTAYPKLRSRFWVLSASSDIIGISKKISGVERTRLRVIARTLQPPGFGLTVRTVAAGHSLEELKKDLDSLLLTWKSITEHAQFAALAAEEGVDGAVPVMLHQAKGQTLCIVQDYFNDKVKSMVVDSPRTYHEVKNYLQEIAPDLCDRVELYNNKTPLFDEYNIEGEIDSILSKRVPLSNGGYLVIEQTEALFSIDVNGGQCMLGQGTSQEKAILDVNLAAARQIARELRLRDIGGIIVVDFIDMMDDSNKRLVYEEVKKAVERDRSTVHVSEVSRNGLMEITRKRVRPSVTFMISEPCTCCHGTGRVEALETAFSKIEREVSRFLSRMDQKSDPRDPNSWPRFILMVDQYMSDYLTKGKKSKLAVLSSSLKVWIVLKVARNFTRGAFDLKPLTIDEYNNQDRPPIPVLWPAEAGTGSHPHKKVTLFPIKKSKTGGK, encoded by the exons ATG ATAATGGATGCCGGAATGTTTAGGTGTGAGTCTGCTTTGAAGGGAGATATGTTCACATCAAGTGATGCTTTAAGGAAAGCTGGACCTGAATTCTCGATCATGGGGCATTTTCCTTTTAAACAAGGTAAATCCTTTGCATTGAGTGGATCTCATGCTAGAAGGCCTTTTGGTGGTGTGTTCAGATCGTGGATGGTTGAGAGATGTGCTCCTTTGCATCTTTTCATTCCACGTCCAGTTAGAG ATGAACACAAGGCTGTGAAATGCTTTAAAAATGATTCATCTGTCTTGAACCACATCCTAAATGACCTCCTAGTCGAGGACAAATTTTTTCCCGAGGAAACAGATATTGGGTCAGATAAATTTTTGTCCGAGGAAGGAGATGTTAACTCAGATCACAGCAAAAGTTTACCAAAAAGAGACCATATTGTTGAGGAGCCTTGGCTATTACAGCCGTCATTGCTTTCTCATCATTTTGAAGAATCAGATGCTTCGGGTGTTGTTTTTGATGATAACGAGTATTTTAAATGCCTTGATAATGATGATCTTGATACAAGGTTCCTAAATCATGAATCTGCTGATGGAGAATCTGAGATTGAGTATCTAGCTGAAGTTGCTACAACAGATAAGAACAGTGGCTTTTCAGGAACCTGTTATGGATCAAGTTTTCCCGTTGAGGAGCCCTGGCTTTTTGAATCAACAATCAATTATTCGAGTTGTAATGACAAAATGATCCCTGATGTGTCTACTTGCGAAGAACATGCTAGAAGTGAAGAAGCTTACCATACAAATCACAGTGAGCATCATCAAGAGCCTGAGAAGCTGTTGCCTGTTGAAAATATTGTAATTTCTGAGAAGGAATCGGTTACAACAGTTATATTAATAAACTCGTCTATTTGCACAATGCAAAGGATTGCTGTTTTAGAAAACGGGAGATTAGTGGAATTGTTGTTAGAACCTGTGAAAAACAATGTGCAGTGTGATAGTGTATATCTAGGTGTAGTTACTAAATTAGCCCCCCAGATGAATGGTGCATTTGTAAATATTGGCTGCCGCCAAACTGCATTCATGAATATTATTTCCAAAAAGAAGCCCTTTGTATTTCCTCAAGATTGTGATGATAGCAAAGGTAGTGAAACCAATGGATTCGAGTCTGATAAGTTTGCAGAAAAGTCAGATCTTCCCGAAACTGAAGCTAATTTGAATGAAGCCATAGAGGATGATGAGATAGATGATGATTCTGTAGAATATATAGACAATGATTTTGAGGAGAATGAAAATCATGATAGGATTGATGCTTCTGAAGTCCTTGAAGGAAATGGTACTTGTAATGTTGGTAACGGGGTTGAAACTCATCTTTTGAAATCTCTGAATAAGTTTGAGAAAAATGGTCATCAGGAAGAAAATAAAAGGCCGAAAGGAGAAAGCAAGTGGGCACAGGTTCGGAAAGGCACTAAAATAATTGTACAAGTTGTTAAGGAAGGATTGGGTACAAAGGGCCCCGCACTCACTGCTTATCCAAAACTACGAAGCAGATTTTGG GTTTTAAGTGCTAGCAGTGACATAATAGggatttcaaagaaaatatCCGGTGTTGAGCGTACACGTTTAAGAGTCATAGCGAGAACTTTACAACCTCCAGGTTTTGGTCTTACTGTAAGAACAGTTGCTGCTGGCCATTCATTAGAGGAATTGAAGAAGGATTTGGACAGTTTGCTTTTGACTTGGAAAAGTATAACTGAGCATGCACAGTTTGCTGCTCTTGCCGCAGAAGAAGGAGTAGATGGAGCAGTTCCCGTTATGCTTCATCAGGCAAAGGGCCAAACGCTCTGCATTGTCCAGGATTATTTTAACGATAAG GTTAAAAGCATGGTGGTTGATTCTCCAAGGACATATCATGAG GTTAAAAACTATCTTCAGGAAATAGCTCCCGATCTATGTGACAGGGTTGAGTTATACAACAACAAAACTCCCCTCTTTGATGAATATAATATCGAGGGCGAAATAGATAGCATTCTTAGCAAAAG GGTTCCCCTTTCTAATGGAGGTTATCTGGTGATAGAACAAACGGAGGCATTATTCTCCATTGACGTTAATGGTGGTCAGTGTATGCTTGGGCAGGGGACGTCACAAGAGAAAGCTATTCTTGATGTCAACCTTGCGGCTGCTAGACAA ATTGCTAGGGAATTGAGGCTGAGAGATATCGGTGGCATTATTGTGGTGGATTTCATAGATATGATGGATGATT CAAATAAGAGATTGGTTTATGAAGAAGTAAAAAAGGCCGTTGAGAGGGATCGATCAACCGTCCATGTCTCTGAGGTATCCAGGAATGGGCTTATGGAAATCACACGGAAACGA GTTCGACCgagtgtgacatttatgatcaGTGAGCCATGCACCTGTTGTCACGGTACTGGGAGAGTGGAAGCTTTAGAGACTGCATTTTCCAAGATTGAGCGTGAAGTTTCTCGTTTTCTG TCAAGAATGGACCAGAAATCAGACCCTCGAGATCCCAATTCATGGCCCAGATTTATTCTCATGGTTGATCAGTACATGTCCGACTATTTGACTAAAGGAAAGAAGTCGAAGTTAGCAGTATTGAGTAGCTCTCTCAAAGTATGGATTGTACTAAAG GTTGCTAGAAATTTTACGAGGGG